Genomic window (Kosakonia sp. BYX6):
TGTGCGCGATGGCGCTGATGCAATATCTCCTGATTTTAAATGGCAAAGGTGCCGTGCCTGGCTGGTTTTATAGTATTAGCGGTGTGCTCACGCTTTTTACGATAGGACAACTGGTTCGCTTTCTAATCGCATCCAATAAAGTGAACAGAAAAAGAAATGAATTGATGGTTGGCTTAGCGATGATGGCAGGCTATCTGCTTTGCATTGTTGCACTGTATGACTAAATACACTGGGGAGTTTTTAATTATGGATGATGCAATAACTGCCGCAATTGTGGATGTTCAACCTAATGTTTTTACCTTATTACTGCCAACGGAAGAGCGCTGTAATTCTTTAAATTCATTATCGGAGGTGGCTTTATCGTTATATGGGCAAACCCTTCGTTTACCCGCAATGAAAGTGTTGACGAAAGAACGCCAGCAGAGCGGCGACTGGTTAGCGACATTAACTTGCCGCAGCGAGCAAGAAACAAAAAGATGCTACTGGCAATTAAAGCTTTGTCGTCCTCGCGAGGAAAAAGCAGAAGCGGCGGTCGCCTTACCCAAACGGCACCTTTATTCGTGGAGTGAAGACGATCGGCAAAAGAGGCTCGCGTATCTGCGACAGCATACCGGCCATCGCCTTGAGCAGATTGCCGCCACCCGTTTGCAGGCTGAAAAATTAAAAAAGAACCTTGAGGGGTTTATCGGCTCTGTTGAAATCCCGGTGGGTATCGCCGGGCCGCTGCTCATTAAGGGGCAATTCGCCGCGGGAACATTTTATGCGCCCATGGCAACCAGCGAAGGAGCGCTTGTCGCTTCGATGTCCCGGGGTGCCAGCGCCATCACGCAAAGTGGCGGCGCCACTGCACAAGTGATCGGCCAGCGAATGATGCGCGTACCGCGTTTTGAATTCCGCTCGGTGCGCGACTGCCGCACGTTTTGCGCGTGGGCGGAGGACTATTTAACGGAAATTCGCGCTGTTGTCGGCCTGCATTCCCGCTATGCGCGGCTCACCCAACTCACCCCGCGCGTGATCGGCAATGCCGTGCATCTCGCCTTTGTTTATCATACGGCGGATGCGGCGGGGCAAAATATGACCACCACCTGCACCTGGCAGGCCTGCCAGTGGATCCTCGCGCATCTTCCTCCCTCGCTGGCGCCGCAGCGCTACATCCTGGAAAGCAACCTGTCCAGTGATAAGAAAACCTCCTGGGGAAGCTTTGCGCAGGGCAGGGGAACGCAAGTGATTGCCGAAGCCACGCTGAGCGAAGCGGCCTGCCGGGCGCAATTAAGGATCGCACCCGCGCAACTGGTTGAGGCTTTTCACGGCTTTTGCGAAGGCTCCGTGGCGGCAGGCATGACCGGGCTGAACATCAACACCGCCAATGCGATTGCGGCGATGTTCACCGCGCTCGGTCAGGACATTGCCTGTAGCCATGAGTCCTCGCTTTCACAGCTTCAAATGCGCCTGACCCCGGAAGGCAACGTCTATTGCAGTATCACCTTGCCAGCGTTGATTATTGGCACCGTTGGCGGCGGCACCAACCTTCCCGATCAGGCGGAATGCCTGGCAATGCTCGGTTGCCAGGGGGAAAACGGCAGCCAAAGGCTGGCAGAAATCATCGCCGCGTTTTGCCTGGCGCTGGACATCTCAACGCTTAGCGCGCTAGCCAGCGATGAATTCGCCAAATCCCATGAAACCCTGGGCCGCCAGCGCGGAAAAGGGCACACCGGCAAAGGGATCAGCGACCCGTTGATCCACTGTTTTCACCACGCTCGCTATACCCCCGCCTGGGGTTCGCGCCCGCCGGTCGAAATCGCACCGGCTCGCTGGCAGGGCAACCAGAGCAGTATTCTCACCACCCTCAGCCCTAACACGACGATATTGCCGATCGGCATTTTCGCCTACCGGTTGCAGCGCGATGACGGCACCCACGCCGAGGTAATTGTGAAAAACAAGCCGCAAACCAGCGCCATCGCCAGTCTGATGGCGTCGTTGGCTGCGGGCTGCACGCCGACCATTCTTGAACATCTGGAACGCTGGCTTCCGTACAGCGAATTCAGCCACGCGCGGGAACGGGAAATGGCGATCGTCACGCAAACCGATCCGGCGTTTACCCGCCATATGCCAACACTTTACGGCACGTATGAAGACGGAAAACACAGCGTCATTATTGAGGAGTTGCTCCAGCATGAACCGATGTTGAACAGTATTTCGCGCGGTCTACGCTGGCAGCCTGCGCATATCAACGCGGCGTTAAAAGGCATCACCGAGGTTCATGCGCGCTGGTATCGCGAGCCAGACGCCCTGCAAACACGCTTTCAGCACATCGTTATTCCCGATGAGCAGCAGATTGCCGGCATGGTTCCGCTGTGGCAGGAGATCGC
Coding sequences:
- a CDS encoding hydroxymethylglutaryl-CoA reductase; the encoded protein is MLTKERQQSGDWLATLTCRSEQETKRCYWQLKLCRPREEKAEAAVALPKRHLYSWSEDDRQKRLAYLRQHTGHRLEQIAATRLQAEKLKKNLEGFIGSVEIPVGIAGPLLIKGQFAAGTFYAPMATSEGALVASMSRGASAITQSGGATAQVIGQRMMRVPRFEFRSVRDCRTFCAWAEDYLTEIRAVVGLHSRYARLTQLTPRVIGNAVHLAFVYHTADAAGQNMTTTCTWQACQWILAHLPPSLAPQRYILESNLSSDKKTSWGSFAQGRGTQVIAEATLSEAACRAQLRIAPAQLVEAFHGFCEGSVAAGMTGLNINTANAIAAMFTALGQDIACSHESSLSQLQMRLTPEGNVYCSITLPALIIGTVGGGTNLPDQAECLAMLGCQGENGSQRLAEIIAAFCLALDISTLSALASDEFAKSHETLGRQRGKGHTGKGISDPLIHCFHHARYTPAWGSRPPVEIAPARWQGNQSSILTTLSPNTTILPIGIFAYRLQRDDGTHAEVIVKNKPQTSAIASLMASLAAGCTPTILEHLERWLPYSEFSHAREREMAIVTQTDPAFTRHMPTLYGTYEDGKHSVIIEELLQHEPMLNSISRGLRWQPAHINAALKGITEVHARWYREPDALQTRFQHIVIPDEQQIAGMVPLWQEIADFSHRTYPALFNTSMLHHWLSCAETSAAQWREISSLPRTLVHNDFSTRNIALRQENQRLCCWDWELATVHVPQRDLAELLTYTLTETATKQEVMRHVEFHRQQLANQLGTPVHAQEWYRGYCLALRDYGLRRLSFYLMLHHVNPQPWFPPILKTWARLVELTQHRF